A single region of the Phycisphaerae bacterium genome encodes:
- a CDS encoding HAMP domain-containing protein, with protein MGRPSTLFWKLFLGTTFLIVAVLVICTWQIVGQVDRLLGDQMAEHLRLQAMTIGSAVCDRFDPAHAEELNRLTKELGRGAQNELRVTLILRDGRVLADSMADPSTMDSHAHRKEVVQALATGLGEDTHRSRTIDRPMRYTASRVGPADAPLGVVRVSMAIQTIGQREGTIHRLIWTIVLLGLVAAAAFAMGLARLWSRPISRITAMARSLARGDLSTRVPVESHDEMGMLARSMNEMGNNLAEQLSMIDRQRRTLESLLTQLREGVIVAGADGRILLMNPAAMRMLGLAARAAAWPESLVGRPVEQCILHHDLQQMLLQSLHGQLEAGGTAEGHASTTTRKISVHRGEEDGALVLLATASDIVLPDPGQAPGGSSEGQTLGRIVLLADITELNRMVRVRTDFAANASHELRTPLSAIRGAVETLTGLDWAKDPEAARQFLGMIDRQSNRMLLMVSDLLDLSRIESSPGQYKPQELNLPAVLAELRSRFEERLVEKDLHWVVDLAPGLRSVNASPHLLRCIIDNLVDNAVKFTDPGGRISVTCRCLAAESGKATAVSIEVEDTGCGIAEDEQDRVFERFYQVERARTGPDRGTGLGLSIVRHAVAAMNGSVTLRSKLGEGTCITVIIPQGS; from the coding sequence ATGGGGAGGCCGAGCACGCTTTTCTGGAAGCTGTTCCTGGGGACGACGTTTCTGATTGTGGCCGTTCTCGTCATTTGCACATGGCAGATTGTGGGCCAGGTAGACCGCCTGCTCGGGGACCAGATGGCGGAGCATCTCCGACTGCAGGCGATGACCATCGGATCCGCCGTTTGCGACCGGTTTGACCCGGCTCACGCTGAGGAATTGAACCGCCTGACCAAGGAACTGGGTCGCGGTGCCCAGAATGAGCTGCGGGTGACCTTGATTCTCCGGGATGGCCGTGTGCTGGCCGACTCCATGGCGGATCCGTCGACCATGGACTCACACGCCCATCGCAAGGAAGTCGTTCAGGCCCTGGCCACCGGCTTGGGAGAGGACACGCATCGCTCTCGAACCATTGACCGACCGATGAGATACACCGCGTCGCGGGTAGGACCGGCCGATGCTCCGCTCGGGGTGGTCCGGGTGTCGATGGCCATCCAGACGATCGGCCAGCGAGAGGGGACGATTCACCGGCTGATCTGGACCATTGTTCTTCTTGGTCTTGTGGCCGCCGCCGCCTTTGCGATGGGGCTGGCCCGGTTGTGGAGCCGCCCGATCAGTCGGATCACGGCGATGGCTCGGAGTCTGGCGCGCGGCGATCTGTCTACCCGGGTTCCTGTGGAGAGCCACGATGAGATGGGCATGCTTGCGCGATCGATGAACGAGATGGGCAACAACCTGGCCGAGCAGCTCTCGATGATCGATCGGCAGCGACGTACGCTGGAATCGCTGCTGACTCAGTTGCGGGAGGGTGTCATTGTGGCGGGCGCGGACGGTCGGATTCTGCTGATGAATCCCGCCGCGATGCGGATGCTGGGCCTCGCCGCCCGTGCGGCCGCGTGGCCGGAGTCGCTTGTCGGGCGGCCGGTTGAACAGTGCATCCTGCACCACGATCTGCAGCAGATGTTGTTACAGAGTCTTCACGGGCAGCTCGAAGCTGGTGGGACTGCCGAAGGCCACGCCAGCACGACGACGAGAAAGATCAGCGTCCACCGTGGCGAGGAGGACGGGGCGCTGGTGCTGCTGGCAACCGCCTCGGATATCGTTCTGCCCGATCCGGGCCAGGCGCCGGGTGGTTCGAGCGAGGGCCAGACGCTTGGTCGAATTGTCCTTCTCGCCGACATCACCGAGCTCAACCGGATGGTCCGAGTGAGGACGGATTTCGCCGCCAACGCCTCTCACGAACTGCGGACGCCGCTTTCGGCGATCCGAGGCGCCGTTGAGACGCTGACGGGCCTGGACTGGGCGAAGGATCCGGAGGCCGCCCGCCAGTTTCTGGGCATGATTGACCGCCAGAGCAACCGGATGCTGCTGATGGTCTCGGATCTGCTCGATCTGTCGCGGATTGAGTCTTCGCCGGGCCAGTACAAGCCGCAGGAGCTGAACCTGCCCGCCGTTCTGGCTGAGTTGCGTTCGCGGTTCGAGGAACGGCTGGTGGAGAAGGATCTTCACTGGGTTGTAGATCTGGCGCCCGGACTCAGGTCGGTGAACGCCAGCCCGCACCTGCTCCGCTGCATCATCGACAACCTGGTCGACAATGCCGTCAAGTTCACCGACCCGGGGGGGCGGATCTCGGTGACGTGTCGGTGCCTGGCGGCGGAGAGCGGCAAGGCGACGGCCGTCTCCATCGAGGTTGAGGACACCGGCTGCGGCATCGCCGAGGATGAGCAAGACCGGGTTTTCGAGCGTTTCTACCAAGTCGAGCGAGCCCGCACCGGTCCGGACCGCGGGACGGGGCTCGGCCTTTCCATTGTCCGCCACGCGGTAGCGGCAATGAACGGGAGTGTCACCCTTCGGAGCAAGCTAGGCGAGGGCACCTGCATTACGGTGATCATTCCCCAGGGTTCGTGA
- a CDS encoding DUF11 domain-containing protein encodes MASGSRFTVIVQSMILALTMSPHLASAQGTPRSTRSPGTPQPAASPTTDDPVITRTEKLFPTGDRATSVILLERTAPVEVRRGQSFNYEITLTNLTRGDLGEVTLTELLPKSFKAETVNPEPTRREGEAAIWRYEGFPGGGRTVIRVLGSTDHPDELTWCATVTFGTKLCATTKTVEPKLVLTKTAPAEVLICDTIPIKLVVTNTGTGTVQGVRVTDNLPRDWQGSDGKNTVAFEAGSLRPGESREFSFQARSAGTGNFVNEATASALGGFTAKASTETVVRQPVLAVSKTGPEVRFIGRPAEYKLTVSNTGDTAARDIMLVDTVSGVGEFLRASDNGQYANGKVTWALGTLAPGASRSVDVAFVGRKAGIIRDDAVATAYCASARASASTQVQGVAAILLEVVDVADPIEVGAAETYIITVVNQGTADDRNIRVTCTLPPEEEYISAEGPTTFKADGKTVTFDPLPSLAPKAKAVYRVVVKGTKVEDARFKTQLTSDMLNTPVEETESTHIY; translated from the coding sequence ATGGCTTCAGGATCCAGATTCACCGTCATCGTGCAATCCATGATTCTCGCGCTCACGATGTCCCCCCATCTCGCCAGCGCCCAGGGTACGCCTCGAAGTACCAGATCCCCCGGGACCCCACAACCAGCGGCATCGCCGACGACAGATGATCCGGTCATCACCCGGACCGAGAAGCTGTTTCCGACCGGAGATCGCGCCACCAGCGTCATTCTGCTCGAGAGGACCGCCCCGGTGGAGGTACGCCGCGGCCAGAGCTTCAACTACGAGATCACGCTCACCAATCTGACCCGTGGTGACCTCGGCGAGGTGACCCTGACCGAACTGCTCCCCAAGAGCTTTAAGGCCGAGACGGTCAATCCGGAGCCCACGCGCAGGGAGGGCGAGGCGGCCATCTGGCGGTATGAGGGCTTTCCGGGTGGGGGAAGAACCGTGATCCGGGTGCTCGGATCGACCGACCATCCAGACGAACTGACCTGGTGCGCAACGGTGACCTTCGGCACCAAGCTGTGTGCGACCACCAAAACCGTCGAACCGAAGCTGGTACTGACCAAGACCGCACCCGCCGAAGTCCTCATCTGCGACACGATTCCCATCAAGCTGGTGGTCACTAACACCGGTACCGGCACGGTGCAAGGCGTGAGGGTGACAGATAACCTTCCGCGGGACTGGCAGGGGAGCGATGGCAAGAATACGGTCGCCTTCGAGGCGGGGTCCCTGAGACCAGGCGAATCTCGAGAATTCTCCTTCCAGGCCAGGTCGGCAGGCACCGGTAACTTCGTCAACGAGGCCACGGCCTCGGCCCTCGGCGGCTTCACGGCTAAGGCCAGCACCGAGACCGTCGTACGCCAGCCTGTGCTGGCTGTCAGCAAGACCGGCCCCGAAGTGCGGTTCATCGGCCGTCCCGCCGAATACAAGCTCACAGTGAGCAACACGGGTGACACCGCGGCTAGGGACATCATGCTCGTCGACACCGTATCGGGGGTCGGAGAGTTCCTCAGAGCTAGCGATAACGGGCAATACGCAAACGGCAAGGTCACTTGGGCTCTGGGCACCCTCGCCCCAGGTGCGTCCAGAAGCGTTGACGTAGCCTTCGTCGGTCGCAAGGCGGGCATCATCAGAGATGACGCCGTGGCAACCGCCTACTGCGCAAGTGCCCGAGCCTCCGCGAGTACCCAGGTGCAGGGCGTGGCCGCCATCCTTCTCGAGGTCGTCGACGTCGCCGACCCGATTGAGGTCGGAGCCGCCGAAACCTACATCATCACGGTCGTCAATCAGGGAACGGCCGACGATCGCAACATTCGAGTCACCTGTACGCTGCCGCCCGAGGAGGAGTACATCTCCGCCGAGGGACCGACCACATTCAAGGCCGATGGCAAGACCGTGACGTTCGATCCCTTGCCCTCACTGGCTCCAAAGGCCAAGGCGGTCTATCGCGTGGTTGTGAAGGGCACCAAAGTCGAGGACGCACGGTTCAAGACCCAGCTGACCAGCGATATGTTGAACACCCCCGTGGAGGAAACGGAAAGCACGCACATCTACTGA